Below is a genomic region from Candidatus Methylomirabilota bacterium.
TCCCGCACCGCCACCCCGCTGAACTTCGTGTGCAACACCTTCGTGATCGCCGACGTCAGCGTCGTCTTGCCGTGGTCGATGTGCCCGATCGTCCCCACGTTCACGTGCGGCTTCGTCCGCTCGTACTTCGCCTT
It encodes:
- a CDS encoding GTP-binding protein, translated to MAKAKYERTKPHVNVGTIGHIDHGKTTLTSAITKVLHTKFSGVAVR